A section of the Paralichthys olivaceus isolate ysfri-2021 chromosome 14, ASM2471397v2, whole genome shotgun sequence genome encodes:
- the mapk8a gene encoding mitogen-activated protein kinase 8 isoform X1 yields the protein MIITLRSLFEQGRTFLDAQRAVIEDFTMNKNKREREFYSLDVGDSTFTVLKRYQNLRPIGSGAQGIVCSAYDQILERNVAIKKLSRPFQNQTHAKRAYRELVLMKCVNHKNIIGLLNVFTPQKSLQEFQDVYLVMELMDANLCQVIQMELDHERLSYLLYQTLCGIKHLHAAGIIHRDLKPSNIVVKSDCTLKILDFGLARTAATGLLMTPYVVTRYYRAPEVILGMGYQANVDIWSVGCILAEMVRHKILFPGRDYIDQWNKVIEQLGTPTQDFLMKLNQSVRTYVENRPRYAGYSFEKLFPDVLFPADSDHNKLKASQARDLLSKMLVIDASKRISVDEALQHPYINVWYDPAEVEAPPPKIPEKALDEREHTVEEWKDLIYKEVSDWDEWTKNGVIRGQPPPLGAAVIDSPPQPTSSSSSANDVSSMSTEPTDPSSDHTLTSETDSSLDSHTSLGALACCR from the exons ATGATCATAACACTGCGGTCTCTCTTCGAACAAGGG AGAACATTCTTGGATGCACAGAGAGCAGTAATTGAAGATTTCACCATGAACAAAAacaagcgagagagagagttctACAGCCTCGATGTCGGAGACTCGACGTTCACAGTACTGAAGCGATACCAGAATCTAAGACCCATCGGCTCAGGAGCGCAGGGGATTGTGTG ctctgctTATGACCAAATCCTTGAACGAAATGTTGCCATCAAGAAGCTGAGTCGGCCATTTCAAAATCAAACCCATGCCAAGAGGGCGTACAGAGAGCTAGTCCTAATGAAATGTGTCAATCACAAAAAT ATCATTGGCCTATTAAATGTATTCACACCACAAAAATCATTACAAGAATTTCAAGATGT ATACTTGGTGATGGAGCTGATGGACGCTAACCTGTGCCAGGTCATTCAGATGGAGCTGGACCACGAGAGGCTGTCTTATCTGCTCTATCAGACTCTGTGCGGTATCAAACACCTCCACGCTGCCGGCATCATTCACAGG GACCTGAAGCCCAGTAACATAGTTGTCAAGTCAGATTGTACACTGAAGATTTTGGACTTTGGCTTGGCTCGGACGGCGGCCACCGGCCTCCTGATGACACCGTATGTGGTGACACGTTACTACAGAGCACCTGAGGTTATCCTGGGCATGGGATATCAAGCCAATG TGGACATATGGTCTGTGGGCTGCATACTGGCAGAAATGGTTCGCCATAAAATCCTCTTCCCAGGAAGGGACT ATATTGACCAATGGAACAAGGTCATCGAGCAGCTTGGCACCCCAACTCAGGATTTCCTCATGAAGCTGAATCAGTCGGTAAGAACATATGTAGAAAACAGGCCACGCTACGCTGGATACAGCTTCGAGAAACTCTTCCCAGACGTGCTCTTCCCTGCTGACTCTGATCACAACAAACTGAAAG CGAGCCAAGCCAGAGATCTCTTATCCAAGATGTTAGTGATTGACGCCTCCAAACGAATCTCTGTAGACGAGGCCCTGCAGCACCCCTACATCAATGTTTGGTATGACCCAGCAGAAGTGGAAGCG ccTCCTCCGAAGATCCCAGAGAAAGCGTTGGACGAGAGGGAGCATACCGTGGAGGAGTGGAAAG aTCTAATTTATAAGGAAGTGAGTGATTGGGATGAGTGGACAAAAAATGGAGTGATAAGAGGCCAGCCACCTCCTTTAG GTGCAGCAGTGATCGACAGCCCCCCCCAGCCcacgtcctcctcttcctcggccAACGACGTCTCGTCCATGTCCACGGAGCCCACTGACCCAAGCAGTGACCACACCTTGACCTCTGAAACAGACAGCAGCTTGGACAGCCATACCTCTCTGGGTGCGCTGGCCTGCTGCAGATAA
- the mapk8a gene encoding mitogen-activated protein kinase 8 isoform X4, with protein sequence MNKNKREREFYSLDVGDSTFTVLKRYQNLRPIGSGAQGIVCSAYDQILERNVAIKKLSRPFQNQTHAKRAYRELVLMKCVNHKNIIGLLNVFTPQKSLQEFQDVYLVMELMDANLCQVIQMELDHERLSYLLYQTLCGIKHLHAAGIIHRDLKPSNIVVKSDCTLKILDFGLARTAATGLLMTPYVVTRYYRAPEVILGMGYQANVDVWSVGCIVAEMIRGSVLFPGTDHIDQWNKVIEQLGTPTQDFLMKLNQSVRTYVENRPRYAGYSFEKLFPDVLFPADSDHNKLKASQARDLLSKMLVIDASKRISVDEALQHPYINVWYDPAEVEAPPPKIPEKALDEREHTVEEWKDLIYKEVSDWDEWTKNGVIRGQPPPLGAAVIDSPPQPTSSSSSANDVSSMSTEPTDPSSDHTLTSETDSSLDSHTSLGALACCR encoded by the exons ATGAACAAAAacaagcgagagagagagttctACAGCCTCGATGTCGGAGACTCGACGTTCACAGTACTGAAGCGATACCAGAATCTAAGACCCATCGGCTCAGGAGCGCAGGGGATTGTGTG ctctgctTATGACCAAATCCTTGAACGAAATGTTGCCATCAAGAAGCTGAGTCGGCCATTTCAAAATCAAACCCATGCCAAGAGGGCGTACAGAGAGCTAGTCCTAATGAAATGTGTCAATCACAAAAAT ATCATTGGCCTATTAAATGTATTCACACCACAAAAATCATTACAAGAATTTCAAGATGT ATACTTGGTGATGGAGCTGATGGACGCTAACCTGTGCCAGGTCATTCAGATGGAGCTGGACCACGAGAGGCTGTCTTATCTGCTCTATCAGACTCTGTGCGGTATCAAACACCTCCACGCTGCCGGCATCATTCACAGG GACCTGAAGCCCAGTAACATAGTTGTCAAGTCAGATTGTACACTGAAGATTTTGGACTTTGGCTTGGCTCGGACGGCGGCCACCGGCCTCCTGATGACACCGTATGTGGTGACACGTTACTACAGAGCACCTGAGGTTATCCTGGGCATGGGATATCAAGCCAATG TGGACGTATGGTCAGTGGGCTGCATAGTGGCCGAGATGATCAGGGGAAGCGTGTTGTTCCCCGGCACTGATC ATATTGACCAATGGAACAAGGTCATCGAGCAGCTTGGCACCCCAACTCAGGATTTCCTCATGAAGCTGAATCAGTCGGTAAGAACATATGTAGAAAACAGGCCACGCTACGCTGGATACAGCTTCGAGAAACTCTTCCCAGACGTGCTCTTCCCTGCTGACTCTGATCACAACAAACTGAAAG CGAGCCAAGCCAGAGATCTCTTATCCAAGATGTTAGTGATTGACGCCTCCAAACGAATCTCTGTAGACGAGGCCCTGCAGCACCCCTACATCAATGTTTGGTATGACCCAGCAGAAGTGGAAGCG ccTCCTCCGAAGATCCCAGAGAAAGCGTTGGACGAGAGGGAGCATACCGTGGAGGAGTGGAAAG aTCTAATTTATAAGGAAGTGAGTGATTGGGATGAGTGGACAAAAAATGGAGTGATAAGAGGCCAGCCACCTCCTTTAG GTGCAGCAGTGATCGACAGCCCCCCCCAGCCcacgtcctcctcttcctcggccAACGACGTCTCGTCCATGTCCACGGAGCCCACTGACCCAAGCAGTGACCACACCTTGACCTCTGAAACAGACAGCAGCTTGGACAGCCATACCTCTCTGGGTGCGCTGGCCTGCTGCAGATAA
- the mapk8a gene encoding mitogen-activated protein kinase 8 isoform X2 produces MIITLRSLFEQGRTFLDAQRAVIEDFTMNKNKREREFYSLDVGDSTFTVLKRYQNLRPIGSGAQGIVCSAYDQILERNVAIKKLSRPFQNQTHAKRAYRELVLMKCVNHKNIIGLLNVFTPQKSLQEFQDVYLVMELMDANLCQVIQMELDHERLSYLLYQTLCGIKHLHAAGIIHRDLKPSNIVVKSDCTLKILDFGLARTAATGLLMTPYVVTRYYRAPEVILGMGYQANVDVWSVGCIVAEMIRGSVLFPGTDHIDQWNKVIEQLGTPTQDFLMKLNQSVRTYVENRPRYAGYSFEKLFPDVLFPADSDHNKLKASQARDLLSKMLVIDASKRISVDEALQHPYINVWYDPAEVEAPPPKIPEKALDEREHTVEEWKDLIYKEVSDWDEWTKNGVIRGQPPPLGAAVIDSPPQPTSSSSSANDVSSMSTEPTDPSSDHTLTSETDSSLDSHTSLGALACCR; encoded by the exons ATGATCATAACACTGCGGTCTCTCTTCGAACAAGGG AGAACATTCTTGGATGCACAGAGAGCAGTAATTGAAGATTTCACCATGAACAAAAacaagcgagagagagagttctACAGCCTCGATGTCGGAGACTCGACGTTCACAGTACTGAAGCGATACCAGAATCTAAGACCCATCGGCTCAGGAGCGCAGGGGATTGTGTG ctctgctTATGACCAAATCCTTGAACGAAATGTTGCCATCAAGAAGCTGAGTCGGCCATTTCAAAATCAAACCCATGCCAAGAGGGCGTACAGAGAGCTAGTCCTAATGAAATGTGTCAATCACAAAAAT ATCATTGGCCTATTAAATGTATTCACACCACAAAAATCATTACAAGAATTTCAAGATGT ATACTTGGTGATGGAGCTGATGGACGCTAACCTGTGCCAGGTCATTCAGATGGAGCTGGACCACGAGAGGCTGTCTTATCTGCTCTATCAGACTCTGTGCGGTATCAAACACCTCCACGCTGCCGGCATCATTCACAGG GACCTGAAGCCCAGTAACATAGTTGTCAAGTCAGATTGTACACTGAAGATTTTGGACTTTGGCTTGGCTCGGACGGCGGCCACCGGCCTCCTGATGACACCGTATGTGGTGACACGTTACTACAGAGCACCTGAGGTTATCCTGGGCATGGGATATCAAGCCAATG TGGACGTATGGTCAGTGGGCTGCATAGTGGCCGAGATGATCAGGGGAAGCGTGTTGTTCCCCGGCACTGATC ATATTGACCAATGGAACAAGGTCATCGAGCAGCTTGGCACCCCAACTCAGGATTTCCTCATGAAGCTGAATCAGTCGGTAAGAACATATGTAGAAAACAGGCCACGCTACGCTGGATACAGCTTCGAGAAACTCTTCCCAGACGTGCTCTTCCCTGCTGACTCTGATCACAACAAACTGAAAG CGAGCCAAGCCAGAGATCTCTTATCCAAGATGTTAGTGATTGACGCCTCCAAACGAATCTCTGTAGACGAGGCCCTGCAGCACCCCTACATCAATGTTTGGTATGACCCAGCAGAAGTGGAAGCG ccTCCTCCGAAGATCCCAGAGAAAGCGTTGGACGAGAGGGAGCATACCGTGGAGGAGTGGAAAG aTCTAATTTATAAGGAAGTGAGTGATTGGGATGAGTGGACAAAAAATGGAGTGATAAGAGGCCAGCCACCTCCTTTAG GTGCAGCAGTGATCGACAGCCCCCCCCAGCCcacgtcctcctcttcctcggccAACGACGTCTCGTCCATGTCCACGGAGCCCACTGACCCAAGCAGTGACCACACCTTGACCTCTGAAACAGACAGCAGCTTGGACAGCCATACCTCTCTGGGTGCGCTGGCCTGCTGCAGATAA
- the mapk8a gene encoding mitogen-activated protein kinase 8 isoform X5, whose protein sequence is MIITLRSLFEQGRTFLDAQRAVIEDFTMNKNKREREFYSLDVGDSTFTVLKRYQNLRPIGSGAQGIVCSAYDQILERNVAIKKLSRPFQNQTHAKRAYRELVLMKCVNHKNIIGLLNVFTPQKSLQEFQDVYLVMELMDANLCQVIQMELDHERLSYLLYQTLCGIKHLHAAGIIHRDLKPSNIVVKSDCTLKILDFGLARTAATGLLMTPYVVTRYYRAPEVILGMGYQANVDIWSVGCILAEMVRHKILFPGRDYIDQWNKVIEQLGTPTQDFLMKLNQSVRTYVENRPRYAGYSFEKLFPDVLFPADSDHNKLKASQARDLLSKMLVIDASKRISVDEALQHPYINVWYDPAEVEAPPPKIPEKALDEREHTVEEWKDLIYKEVSDWDEWTKNGVIRGQPPPLAQVQQ, encoded by the exons ATGATCATAACACTGCGGTCTCTCTTCGAACAAGGG AGAACATTCTTGGATGCACAGAGAGCAGTAATTGAAGATTTCACCATGAACAAAAacaagcgagagagagagttctACAGCCTCGATGTCGGAGACTCGACGTTCACAGTACTGAAGCGATACCAGAATCTAAGACCCATCGGCTCAGGAGCGCAGGGGATTGTGTG ctctgctTATGACCAAATCCTTGAACGAAATGTTGCCATCAAGAAGCTGAGTCGGCCATTTCAAAATCAAACCCATGCCAAGAGGGCGTACAGAGAGCTAGTCCTAATGAAATGTGTCAATCACAAAAAT ATCATTGGCCTATTAAATGTATTCACACCACAAAAATCATTACAAGAATTTCAAGATGT ATACTTGGTGATGGAGCTGATGGACGCTAACCTGTGCCAGGTCATTCAGATGGAGCTGGACCACGAGAGGCTGTCTTATCTGCTCTATCAGACTCTGTGCGGTATCAAACACCTCCACGCTGCCGGCATCATTCACAGG GACCTGAAGCCCAGTAACATAGTTGTCAAGTCAGATTGTACACTGAAGATTTTGGACTTTGGCTTGGCTCGGACGGCGGCCACCGGCCTCCTGATGACACCGTATGTGGTGACACGTTACTACAGAGCACCTGAGGTTATCCTGGGCATGGGATATCAAGCCAATG TGGACATATGGTCTGTGGGCTGCATACTGGCAGAAATGGTTCGCCATAAAATCCTCTTCCCAGGAAGGGACT ATATTGACCAATGGAACAAGGTCATCGAGCAGCTTGGCACCCCAACTCAGGATTTCCTCATGAAGCTGAATCAGTCGGTAAGAACATATGTAGAAAACAGGCCACGCTACGCTGGATACAGCTTCGAGAAACTCTTCCCAGACGTGCTCTTCCCTGCTGACTCTGATCACAACAAACTGAAAG CGAGCCAAGCCAGAGATCTCTTATCCAAGATGTTAGTGATTGACGCCTCCAAACGAATCTCTGTAGACGAGGCCCTGCAGCACCCCTACATCAATGTTTGGTATGACCCAGCAGAAGTGGAAGCG ccTCCTCCGAAGATCCCAGAGAAAGCGTTGGACGAGAGGGAGCATACCGTGGAGGAGTGGAAAG aTCTAATTTATAAGGAAGTGAGTGATTGGGATGAGTGGACAAAAAATGGAGTGATAAGAGGCCAGCCACCTCCTTTAG CACAGGTGCAGCAGTGA
- the mapk8a gene encoding mitogen-activated protein kinase 8 isoform X6 gives MIITLRSLFEQGRTFLDAQRAVIEDFTMNKNKREREFYSLDVGDSTFTVLKRYQNLRPIGSGAQGIVCSAYDQILERNVAIKKLSRPFQNQTHAKRAYRELVLMKCVNHKNIIGLLNVFTPQKSLQEFQDVYLVMELMDANLCQVIQMELDHERLSYLLYQTLCGIKHLHAAGIIHRDLKPSNIVVKSDCTLKILDFGLARTAATGLLMTPYVVTRYYRAPEVILGMGYQANVDVWSVGCIVAEMIRGSVLFPGTDHIDQWNKVIEQLGTPTQDFLMKLNQSVRTYVENRPRYAGYSFEKLFPDVLFPADSDHNKLKASQARDLLSKMLVIDASKRISVDEALQHPYINVWYDPAEVEAPPPKIPEKALDEREHTVEEWKDLIYKEVSDWDEWTKNGVIRGQPPPLAQVQQ, from the exons ATGATCATAACACTGCGGTCTCTCTTCGAACAAGGG AGAACATTCTTGGATGCACAGAGAGCAGTAATTGAAGATTTCACCATGAACAAAAacaagcgagagagagagttctACAGCCTCGATGTCGGAGACTCGACGTTCACAGTACTGAAGCGATACCAGAATCTAAGACCCATCGGCTCAGGAGCGCAGGGGATTGTGTG ctctgctTATGACCAAATCCTTGAACGAAATGTTGCCATCAAGAAGCTGAGTCGGCCATTTCAAAATCAAACCCATGCCAAGAGGGCGTACAGAGAGCTAGTCCTAATGAAATGTGTCAATCACAAAAAT ATCATTGGCCTATTAAATGTATTCACACCACAAAAATCATTACAAGAATTTCAAGATGT ATACTTGGTGATGGAGCTGATGGACGCTAACCTGTGCCAGGTCATTCAGATGGAGCTGGACCACGAGAGGCTGTCTTATCTGCTCTATCAGACTCTGTGCGGTATCAAACACCTCCACGCTGCCGGCATCATTCACAGG GACCTGAAGCCCAGTAACATAGTTGTCAAGTCAGATTGTACACTGAAGATTTTGGACTTTGGCTTGGCTCGGACGGCGGCCACCGGCCTCCTGATGACACCGTATGTGGTGACACGTTACTACAGAGCACCTGAGGTTATCCTGGGCATGGGATATCAAGCCAATG TGGACGTATGGTCAGTGGGCTGCATAGTGGCCGAGATGATCAGGGGAAGCGTGTTGTTCCCCGGCACTGATC ATATTGACCAATGGAACAAGGTCATCGAGCAGCTTGGCACCCCAACTCAGGATTTCCTCATGAAGCTGAATCAGTCGGTAAGAACATATGTAGAAAACAGGCCACGCTACGCTGGATACAGCTTCGAGAAACTCTTCCCAGACGTGCTCTTCCCTGCTGACTCTGATCACAACAAACTGAAAG CGAGCCAAGCCAGAGATCTCTTATCCAAGATGTTAGTGATTGACGCCTCCAAACGAATCTCTGTAGACGAGGCCCTGCAGCACCCCTACATCAATGTTTGGTATGACCCAGCAGAAGTGGAAGCG ccTCCTCCGAAGATCCCAGAGAAAGCGTTGGACGAGAGGGAGCATACCGTGGAGGAGTGGAAAG aTCTAATTTATAAGGAAGTGAGTGATTGGGATGAGTGGACAAAAAATGGAGTGATAAGAGGCCAGCCACCTCCTTTAG CACAGGTGCAGCAGTGA
- the mapk8a gene encoding mitogen-activated protein kinase 8 isoform X7, with the protein MNKNKREREFYSLDVGDSTFTVLKRYQNLRPIGSGAQGIVCSAYDQILERNVAIKKLSRPFQNQTHAKRAYRELVLMKCVNHKNIIGLLNVFTPQKSLQEFQDVYLVMELMDANLCQVIQMELDHERLSYLLYQTLCGIKHLHAAGIIHRDLKPSNIVVKSDCTLKILDFGLARTAATGLLMTPYVVTRYYRAPEVILGMGYQANVDVWSVGCIVAEMIRGSVLFPGTDHIDQWNKVIEQLGTPTQDFLMKLNQSVRTYVENRPRYAGYSFEKLFPDVLFPADSDHNKLKASQARDLLSKMLVIDASKRISVDEALQHPYINVWYDPAEVEAPPPKIPEKALDEREHTVEEWKDLIYKEVSDWDEWTKNGVIRGQPPPLAQVQQ; encoded by the exons ATGAACAAAAacaagcgagagagagagttctACAGCCTCGATGTCGGAGACTCGACGTTCACAGTACTGAAGCGATACCAGAATCTAAGACCCATCGGCTCAGGAGCGCAGGGGATTGTGTG ctctgctTATGACCAAATCCTTGAACGAAATGTTGCCATCAAGAAGCTGAGTCGGCCATTTCAAAATCAAACCCATGCCAAGAGGGCGTACAGAGAGCTAGTCCTAATGAAATGTGTCAATCACAAAAAT ATCATTGGCCTATTAAATGTATTCACACCACAAAAATCATTACAAGAATTTCAAGATGT ATACTTGGTGATGGAGCTGATGGACGCTAACCTGTGCCAGGTCATTCAGATGGAGCTGGACCACGAGAGGCTGTCTTATCTGCTCTATCAGACTCTGTGCGGTATCAAACACCTCCACGCTGCCGGCATCATTCACAGG GACCTGAAGCCCAGTAACATAGTTGTCAAGTCAGATTGTACACTGAAGATTTTGGACTTTGGCTTGGCTCGGACGGCGGCCACCGGCCTCCTGATGACACCGTATGTGGTGACACGTTACTACAGAGCACCTGAGGTTATCCTGGGCATGGGATATCAAGCCAATG TGGACGTATGGTCAGTGGGCTGCATAGTGGCCGAGATGATCAGGGGAAGCGTGTTGTTCCCCGGCACTGATC ATATTGACCAATGGAACAAGGTCATCGAGCAGCTTGGCACCCCAACTCAGGATTTCCTCATGAAGCTGAATCAGTCGGTAAGAACATATGTAGAAAACAGGCCACGCTACGCTGGATACAGCTTCGAGAAACTCTTCCCAGACGTGCTCTTCCCTGCTGACTCTGATCACAACAAACTGAAAG CGAGCCAAGCCAGAGATCTCTTATCCAAGATGTTAGTGATTGACGCCTCCAAACGAATCTCTGTAGACGAGGCCCTGCAGCACCCCTACATCAATGTTTGGTATGACCCAGCAGAAGTGGAAGCG ccTCCTCCGAAGATCCCAGAGAAAGCGTTGGACGAGAGGGAGCATACCGTGGAGGAGTGGAAAG aTCTAATTTATAAGGAAGTGAGTGATTGGGATGAGTGGACAAAAAATGGAGTGATAAGAGGCCAGCCACCTCCTTTAG CACAGGTGCAGCAGTGA
- the mapk8a gene encoding mitogen-activated protein kinase 8 isoform X3, whose translation MNKNKREREFYSLDVGDSTFTVLKRYQNLRPIGSGAQGIVCSAYDQILERNVAIKKLSRPFQNQTHAKRAYRELVLMKCVNHKNIIGLLNVFTPQKSLQEFQDVYLVMELMDANLCQVIQMELDHERLSYLLYQTLCGIKHLHAAGIIHRDLKPSNIVVKSDCTLKILDFGLARTAATGLLMTPYVVTRYYRAPEVILGMGYQANVDIWSVGCILAEMVRHKILFPGRDYIDQWNKVIEQLGTPTQDFLMKLNQSVRTYVENRPRYAGYSFEKLFPDVLFPADSDHNKLKASQARDLLSKMLVIDASKRISVDEALQHPYINVWYDPAEVEAPPPKIPEKALDEREHTVEEWKDLIYKEVSDWDEWTKNGVIRGQPPPLGAAVIDSPPQPTSSSSSANDVSSMSTEPTDPSSDHTLTSETDSSLDSHTSLGALACCR comes from the exons ATGAACAAAAacaagcgagagagagagttctACAGCCTCGATGTCGGAGACTCGACGTTCACAGTACTGAAGCGATACCAGAATCTAAGACCCATCGGCTCAGGAGCGCAGGGGATTGTGTG ctctgctTATGACCAAATCCTTGAACGAAATGTTGCCATCAAGAAGCTGAGTCGGCCATTTCAAAATCAAACCCATGCCAAGAGGGCGTACAGAGAGCTAGTCCTAATGAAATGTGTCAATCACAAAAAT ATCATTGGCCTATTAAATGTATTCACACCACAAAAATCATTACAAGAATTTCAAGATGT ATACTTGGTGATGGAGCTGATGGACGCTAACCTGTGCCAGGTCATTCAGATGGAGCTGGACCACGAGAGGCTGTCTTATCTGCTCTATCAGACTCTGTGCGGTATCAAACACCTCCACGCTGCCGGCATCATTCACAGG GACCTGAAGCCCAGTAACATAGTTGTCAAGTCAGATTGTACACTGAAGATTTTGGACTTTGGCTTGGCTCGGACGGCGGCCACCGGCCTCCTGATGACACCGTATGTGGTGACACGTTACTACAGAGCACCTGAGGTTATCCTGGGCATGGGATATCAAGCCAATG TGGACATATGGTCTGTGGGCTGCATACTGGCAGAAATGGTTCGCCATAAAATCCTCTTCCCAGGAAGGGACT ATATTGACCAATGGAACAAGGTCATCGAGCAGCTTGGCACCCCAACTCAGGATTTCCTCATGAAGCTGAATCAGTCGGTAAGAACATATGTAGAAAACAGGCCACGCTACGCTGGATACAGCTTCGAGAAACTCTTCCCAGACGTGCTCTTCCCTGCTGACTCTGATCACAACAAACTGAAAG CGAGCCAAGCCAGAGATCTCTTATCCAAGATGTTAGTGATTGACGCCTCCAAACGAATCTCTGTAGACGAGGCCCTGCAGCACCCCTACATCAATGTTTGGTATGACCCAGCAGAAGTGGAAGCG ccTCCTCCGAAGATCCCAGAGAAAGCGTTGGACGAGAGGGAGCATACCGTGGAGGAGTGGAAAG aTCTAATTTATAAGGAAGTGAGTGATTGGGATGAGTGGACAAAAAATGGAGTGATAAGAGGCCAGCCACCTCCTTTAG GTGCAGCAGTGATCGACAGCCCCCCCCAGCCcacgtcctcctcttcctcggccAACGACGTCTCGTCCATGTCCACGGAGCCCACTGACCCAAGCAGTGACCACACCTTGACCTCTGAAACAGACAGCAGCTTGGACAGCCATACCTCTCTGGGTGCGCTGGCCTGCTGCAGATAA